A window from Opitutia bacterium ISCC 52 encodes these proteins:
- a CDS encoding transaldolase codes for MKLFLDSAITEEIAHALEAWDMDGLTTNPRHVMVSGKPFRTVIAEIAEIVKGTDKPVSVEVNPHFTDCKDIVEQGRELAALSPNFVIKVGACEGGFTAIRELANDGIRTNATLIMSVAQAWHAARAGAAFISPFIGWKDQFGDSPDTFIADVRTMLDKFGYESEIIAAAVRNAKQIGDVAIAGAHCVTAGLSVYQESFSNPYTTFGEGVFQNAWDQTPET; via the coding sequence ATGAAATTATTTCTTGATAGCGCCATAACAGAGGAAATCGCCCACGCACTTGAAGCGTGGGACATGGACGGACTCACAACCAACCCGAGGCATGTAATGGTTTCCGGAAAACCGTTTCGAACCGTCATCGCTGAAATCGCCGAAATAGTGAAAGGCACAGACAAGCCGGTGAGCGTGGAAGTGAACCCACACTTTACCGATTGCAAGGACATCGTTGAGCAAGGGCGTGAGCTTGCAGCACTCTCTCCGAATTTCGTCATCAAGGTCGGTGCGTGCGAAGGTGGGTTCACCGCCATTCGGGAACTTGCCAATGACGGAATTCGAACCAATGCCACTCTAATCATGTCCGTGGCACAAGCCTGGCATGCTGCCCGAGCAGGAGCAGCGTTCATCAGTCCATTCATAGGCTGGAAGGACCAGTTCGGCGATTCACCCGATACCTTTATTGCGGACGTTAGGACGATGCTTGATAAATTCGGTTACGAATCAGAAATCATTGCCGCCGCTGTCCGCAATGCGAAGCAGATTGGAGATGTGGCGATCGCCGGAGCCCATTGCGTCACCGCCGGATTAAGCGTTTACCAGGAAAGCTTCAGCAATCCCTATACGACTTTTGGCGAGGGTGTTTTTCAAAACGCCTGGGATCAGACACCTGAAACTTGA